The proteins below are encoded in one region of Anguilla anguilla isolate fAngAng1 chromosome 3, fAngAng1.pri, whole genome shotgun sequence:
- the rab9b gene encoding ras-related protein Rab-9B, with product MSGKSLLLKVILLGDGGVGKSSLMNRYVTDRFDSQSFHTIGVEFLNRDLEVDGRLVTLQIWDTAGQERFKSLRTPFYRGADCCLLTFAVDDLQSFHNLGCWKKEFMYYSDVRDPERFPFVVLGNKVDKASEREVGEEEARAWCQESGGCPYFETSAKDDTNVGAAFEAAVREVLAGEDQIDHALLSSAIDLHGNRKAPRSSCC from the coding sequence ATGAGCGGGAAGAGCTTGCTGTTGAAGGTGATTCTATTGGGAGACGGCGGGGTGGGGAAGAGTTCCCTGATGAATCGGTATGTGACGGACCGCTTCGACTCGCAGTCTTTCCACACCATAGGCGTAGAGTTCCTCAACCGCGACCTGGAAGTGGACGGCCGCCTGGTCACCCTGCAGATCTGGGACACGGCTGGGCAGGAGCGCTTCAAGAGCCTGCGCACGCCCTTCTACAGGGGCGCTGACTGCTGCCTGCTCACATTCGCTGTGGATGACCTACAGAGCTTCCACAACCTAGGCTGCTGGAAGAAGGAGTTCATGTACTACTCGGACGTGCGGGACCCAGAGCGCTTCCCCTTCGTGGTGCTCGGCAACAAGGTGGACAAAGCGTCGGAGCGGGAGGTGGGCGAGGAGGAGGCGCGGGCCTGGTGCCAGGAGAGCGGGGGCTGCCCGTACTTTGAGACCAGCGCAAAGGATGACACCAACGTGGGCGCGGCTTTCGAGGCCGCCGTGCGCGAGGTGCTGGCGGGAGAGGACCAGATAGACCACGCGCTCCTGAGTAGTGCCATCGATCTCCACGGCAACCGCAAGGCTCCccgctcctcctgctgctga
- the plp1a gene encoding proteolipid protein 1a isoform X4: MGCYDCCVRCLGGVPYTSLVATLMCFSGIALFCGCGHQALAETERLIETYFARNLQDYITMAYLIQYFQYIIYGLASFFFLYCILLLAEGFYTTSAVKQTFGEFRSTVCGRCLSTTFIVVTYVLAVIWLLVFAISALPVYFFYNMATTCHTIDELSETATSINQLCIDARQYGLLPWNALPGKACGMTLSTVCQTREFFLTYDLYIAAFAGAGITLLALIQCFLRLVVGRLHLKERCKRESDVGQGFVSFRSLQKEQNGSLCSPYTPPALDI, from the exons GTTGTTATGACTGCTGTGTGCGCTGTTTGGGTGGGGTGCCCTACACGTCCCTGGTTGCCACCCTGATGTGCTTCTCGGGCATCGCGCTGTTCTGCGGCTGTGGGCACCAGGCGCTGGCGGAGACGGAGCGTCTCATTGAGACGTACTTTGCCCGCAACCTGCAGGATTACATCACCATGGCCTACCT TATCCAGTATTTCCAGTACATCATCTACGGCCTGGcctctttcttcttcctttaCTGCATCCTGTTGCTGGCAGAGGGCTTTTACACCACCAGCGCGGTCAAGCAGACCTTCGGGGAGTTTCGCAGCACGGTGTGCGGGCGCTGCCTCAGCACAACG TTCATCGTGGTGACCTACGTCCTGGCCGTCATCTGGCTCCTGGTGTTCGCCATCTCGGCGCTGCCCGTCTACTTCTTCTACAACATGGCCACCACGTGCCACACCATCGACGAGCTGTCTGAGACGGCCACCAGCATCAACCAGCTGTGCATAGACGCCAGGCAGTATG GATTGCTGCCCTGGAACGCGTTGCCGGGGAAAGCTTGCGGAATGACCCTGTCGACCGTTTGCCAAAcgagggag TTCTTCCTGACCTACGACCTCTACATAGCCGCCTTTGCCGGAGCAGGGATCACACTCTTGGCACTG ATTCAGTGCTTCCTGCGACTGGTCGTGGGTCGCTTGCACTTGAAGGAGAGATGCAAGCGGGAGTCGGACGTCGGCCAGGGGTTCGTGTCGTTCAGAAGCCTCCAAAAAGAGCAAAATGGGAGTCTGTGCTCCCCGTACACCCCTCCTGCTCTGGACATTTGA